The sequence below is a genomic window from Rhodococcus sp. 4CII.
GTCGGCCGGCGGCTGCTCGAGCCGGCGGACTACGAGCGCGGCGTCGAGACGCCGATGAAGCCCGGCGACGCGTGGCCGGCGGCGGCGTGGGGCAGCAACCGTCAGGCGTTCCGAGTGCACACGTCGACGTGGCCCGTGCAGGAACCGTACGAGGATCTCAGCGGATTCCTCGAGGACACCCGGCTGCTGTCGGCACGTGCGACCGCGGGGTTCCTGAAGCGGGCGCGGATGGGGAATCTGCGGTTCGTTCCCGGGTTCATCGACGACGTCGAGAGCCACCTCGACCGGATGGGCGGCTTTCCCGAGGCCGCCGCGTAGGCGGACGGACCCGCGATGCCCGCCACCGATCCCGCGACCAGTGCCCGGATGCGGGCGCAGCGGCGGCGCGACACCGCACCCGAGCTTGCACTGCGCCGCGAACTGCATCGGCGTGGGATCCGGTACTTCGTGGACCGGGCCCCGATGAAGGGCGTCCGCCGCCGCGCCGACCTGGTGTTTCCGCGGCGGAAGGTGGCCGTGTACGTGGACGGCTGCTTCTGGCACAGCTGCCCGCAGCACGCCACGTTCCCGAAGAACAACGCCCAGTGGTGGGCGGAGAAACTCGCCGGGAACGTCACACGCGACCGCGACACCGACACGAGACTGACGGACGCCGGCTGGACGGTGGTGCGGATCTGGGAGCACGAGAATCCGGTGGCGGCCGCGGACAGGGTCGAGCGCGTTCTGGACGACGGGGACGCCGGGCCGCGCTGAGGGTGACGGTGGAGGTGTCGTAATTTCCACCCTAGGGGTATGGTCGCGCGCCCCCGATCGGTGCAGGATGGTGTGACACCCACTACTCGAACCATCCTCGGAGGAGCATGATGATCCGCCGTATCGTCGCGGCGGCCTCCATTGCGATTGCAGTAGCGGCCGTCCCACTCGTGCCGGCCGTTGCCGCGGCTGCACCGGGCGACGCCTACATCAGCAATCCCCCGGCCAACCCGACCGACCAGAGTTTCTGCGACGATCAAGCCGCGCTCGCCAACAATCTCGCCGCCAAAGGCGACTACGTGCGGGCCGACGGCGTCGTGTCGGCGGCGAACATGAGCGGTTGCCGCATCTTCACGTTCCACAGCCCGTAGACCGCTCGGCGTCGCCGTCCCGTGAGGTTCGATCAGCTCCCAGTGCCGAGACGAGGACGCCGTGACCGACCTGTTCGTGAAAGCTCTTCAGCTCCATCAGTTCGTCTACGAGCGCAGCCGCGGATGGGTGGGGCACCGGTTGCTGTTCGGGATGCCGACTCTGCTGTTACACAGCGTCGGCCGAAGGTCGGGGGAACCGCGCACGTCCGCCCTGACGTACGGCCGGGACGGCGCCGCGTTCCTGGTCGTCGCGTCGAAGGGCGGTGCGCCCACGTCGCCGGCGTGGATGCACAACGTGCTGGCCGCCCCCACCTGCGAGATCCAGGTGGGCCGCGAGCACATCACCGTGGCGGCGCGGAAAGTTCTACCGGGCGACCCGGACTACGACCGGATGTGGGCGACGATGAACGACGTCAACGGCGGCCGGTACCGCGAGTACCAGAAGAAGACGGACCGGCCGATACCGGTCATCGCGCTCACCCCGAACCGCTGAGACCTCCCGGACACTCACGTGGGGTTCAGCTGGTCGGCGGGGCGGAGGTCGTCGTTGTCGCCGGTGTCTCCGAGGGTGTCGGCGTCGCCGGGGTGGACGCCTCGGGATTCTGCGCTCCGGGGCGCAGGTGATAGACGTGCTCCGGTGAGATGATCTCGGTGACGGCCCCCGCCAGCGCGGTACTCGGTTCGCTGTCCTGATAGGCGACGTCGGTGTTGATCATGATCGCGAGGGTCGTCTGCTGCTCGGGGAGGTAGACGCAGACCGTCTGGTAACCGGGCAGGCTGCCGTTGTGCCCGATCCAGCCGGCGACGTCGAAGATGCCGAGCCCGTAGCCGACGTCGGGCGCCAGCCCCGGGGCGTTCACCGTCTCGAGCCGTTGTGCCTGGGTGGCCGGCTGCAGCAGGGTTCCGGTGGCCAGCGCGGGAGCCCAGATGTGCAGGTCGTCGAGGGTCGAGATCATGGCGCCCGCCGACCATCCCCAGGACGGATTCCAGTCGGTGGCCGTGGCTTCCTTGCCGTCCGAGGTCTGCTCCGTGTAGCCCTGCGCGTGCGGTTCGGGGAAGGCGTTGGTGGTCGGGAAGCTCGTGTCCGCCATCTTCAGCGGCTCGATGATCTTCTGCGTCACGTACTCCGGGAGCGGCATTCCGCTGACCTTCTCGATGACGAGACCCAGCAGGATCGTGTTCGTGTTGGAGTATTCGAATCCCTGCCCGGGCGGGAAGGACGCCGGCTGCGCGAACGCGTAGTCGAGCAACTGTTGCGGGGTGAAGTCCGCCTGCGGATCGGCGAGCAGGGCCTTCTGGAAGTCCTCGTTGGCCGAATAGTTGGGCAGCCCACTCTGCATGCGGGCGAGTTCGCGCAGGGTGATCTGATCGCCCAGCGGCACGCCCTCGACGTACTTGGCGATCGGATCGTCGAGCGCGACCTTGTCCTCGTCGACCAGCTGCAGAACCCCGGTGACCGTGAACGTCTTTGTCACACTGCCGATTCTGTGGAAGAAGTCGGTCTCCATCGGCGCCCCCGACGTCTTGTCGGAAACACCGAAGGCCTTGATGTAGTTGCCGTCGGGCCCCCACACGCCCACGATCGCGCCGGGGATCGACGCCATCGACATCGTCTTGTCGATCGCCTCGTCGAGCCGGGCCGCGACACCGGAGTCGATCTGCGCGTCCGCCCCGGTGCTCGGCGACCCCGACCGTTCCGTCGTCGAGGTTGCGGAAGCACCCGTGGAAGACGAGTCGTCCGAGCACGCGACGGGCGCCACCAGCAGCAATGCTGCTGCGGCCGCCCCGAGGAGTCGGCGCCGATTCGTCTTGGTCACGACCTGAGCTGTCATCGTGCGGTCCCGTCGTCGAGGTGCCCCTGCCGGAAATTTACTCCGGCACCGTGGGGCGAATGTGCCTTTCGACGCTTCCGCCGCGACGAGCGGTACATTCGCCCTACTCCGTTCTCTCGGTCGCATACTCGGCCAGCAACCGCTTCTCCTCGTCCCGGCGCGGGAAGAAGAAGAACACCACCACGGCACCGGCGCACACCAGGAGGATTGCGGCGAGGTACGCCCGGTCGTCGCCGTCGAGGAAGGCGTTGCGGGCGGCGGTGATGATCTGTTCCGCGTACTGCGGGTACCGCTCGGCGAGTACCTCGGCGCTGGAGAACGACTTGGTCAGTGCCGCTTGGGTTTCCGGCGACACCTGGTCGGCGGCGGGCGACGCCGCGATCGTCGCCGACAGCGACTTCGCGTAGCCCGCGGTGAGCACGGCCCCGAGGATCGACTGCATGATCGCGCCACCGAGGTCGCGTTGCAGGTCGGACGTGCCGGACGCCATGCCCGCGCGGGACACCGGCACCGACCCCGTCAGCGAACGGGACGCGGGGGTGCCCGCGAACCCGACGCCGATGCCGACGAACGCGTACGCGAGCGCCACCCACCAGAACGTCGCATCCTCGTCCCACCACACCAGCGCGACCACCAGCCCGATCACGACGAACAGGTAACCGACCAGCAGGGTGAACCGGGCGCCGTGCGATTCGACGAGTTTTGCGGACCGGGGCGCGACGACGACCATCGCGACGGCGGCCGGGATGATCGCCGATCCGGCGGCGAGCGTGGAGTACTCGAGGACGTTCTGCAGGAACTGCTGCCCGATGAACATCGCTCCCATCAACGCACCGAACACGATCACCCCGCCGACGGCGGCCACCCAGAACGTCGGCCGGGCGGCGACGTGCAGATCGAACAGCGGGTGCGCCGCGCGACGTTGCTGCAGGAAGAACGCGGCGCCCGACGCGAGGGCGATCACCCCGAGCCCGAGGGCGGTCGCGCCCGCGCCGTCGACGGGTGCGAAGTTGATCGCGAGGATGAGCGAGGCGACGAAGACGACGGAGATGATGCCGCCGAGATTGTCGACGGGATCGGTCGTCTCGTTGACGTGGGCGGGCACCCACACCATGGCGGCGACGAGGGCGATGCCGGCGAGCGGGAGGGTCACGAAGAACACCGAGCCCCAGTGGAACTGCTCGAGCAGCGCACCCGACACGATGGGCCCGAGCGAGGAGATGGCGCCACCGAGGGCCGACCACAGGGCGATGGCCTTGGTCCGCGCCGGCCCCGCCCACAGTGCGGTGATGATCGCCAGGGTGGTGGGGTACGCAAGTCCGGCCGAGATTCCACCGAGAACGCGTGCGAGGAACAGTATTTCGAAGTTTCCCGCGAAACCCGCGATCGCCGACGCGGGCAGCGACAGCGCCATGCCCAGCACCAGCATCTGTTTGCGCCCGTAGCGGTCGCCGAGCGCCCCGAGATACAGGACGGACGCGGCGAGCCCGAGGGAGTACGCCACCGCAATGAGGTTGAGTTGCGTCTGACTTGCGTCGAATGCGCGGCCGATGTCGGGCAGCGCGACGTTCGCGACCGACAGGTTCAGGTTGGCGACGGCGGCCACGAGGATGAGGGTCGCGAGGATGATCGTCGGCCGGGCCGGGGCCTGTGTGGATTCGGTGCGGGTCATGGTCTGCTCCCGGGAGTCGTGTCGCCGCCCGGCGCCTGGCCGGCCGTGTCTGCCGCCGGTTCGGGGGTCGATGCGAGCAGGGTCGCCCCGAGCGGGAAGAGGAGAACCGTGATCGCGCCGGCGGCGACGAGCACGGACGCGTTGGCGGACGTCATGTCGCCCGAGTCGACGGCTACCCCGGTGACGGCGACGATCAGCGGCAGACCCGTCCCCGCATACAGCGCCAGCTGGGTGCGTTCGCGGACGGTGAAGGGCGGGTCCGAGCCTTCCGCTCCCCGGTCGAATCTGCCCGCGACGTAGACCGGGCCGGCCCGCACCAGCAGGATCAGGAGGACGAACGCGATCAGGACGCCGGGTGCGGAGGCCACCGCGGCCACGTCGATGGCCATGCCCGACGTGACGAAGAAGATCGGGATCAGGAAACCGAACGCCAGACCGTCGAGCTTGGTCTCCAGGGTCTCGTCGCCTTCGGGGGTGGCCCGCCGCAGGATGAATCCGGCGGCGAACGCGCCGAGGATGGTGTCGAGGCCGAACGACGCGGCCAGCACGGTGAGCGCGACGAGGAGCAGCATGGTCAGCCGAACCGTCGTCTGCGACGTCGTCTCCGATCCCGACCTGATGATCGCGGTGATGCGCGACCCCTCGCGCCGCACCCGGGCGGGTATGAACGCGACGAGTACCGCTGCGGCGGTGAACAGTCCGAGCACGACGATCGACGCCACCGACCCGCGGGAGCCGAGTAGCACCGCCATCGCCACGACGGGTCCGAGTTCGCCGAACGCACCGTGGTTGAGGATGGTCCGGCCCAGCCGGGTGTCGAGTGCGCCGGCGTCCCGCAGGATCGGCAGCAGCGTCCCGAGCGCCGTCGACGTCATCGCGATCGCCACCGCGGTGCCCGCATCGACCACGTGGACGAGGCTGAGCAGCGACACCACCGCAAACGCCGCGACCAGCGACACGAGCCACGTCACGAGGGCGCGGCGCCCGCCGCGGCCGGTGATCTCGGCAGTGTCGATCTCGTACCCGGCGAGCAGGAAAAGCAGTCCCAGCCCGAGGTCGCGCAACAGCGCGATCTCGCTCCCCTCGACCGCCAGGTCGAAGACGTGGGGCCCGATCATGATCCCGGCGACGAGGAGCAGCACGACCTCGGGTACCAGCTTCCGGGGAAACAGCCCGGCGAGCAGCGGGGCCACCACCGCGCACGCCACGATCCAGAACAGTGAGGCTCCCAGGGAAGGCATGCGTCACCCCGTCTCTCGATCCACCGCAAACAGCACTGGGCTCGAGCCTCACAGAGCCCGGATCGGGAGACATCATCCGTAGCGGATGAACGCCACCAACCGGAATCACCCGTCGTGGATGATGCGCGGCTCCCGGCCGGTGGCGATCATCGACACCAGGGCACCCCAGCGCAGGGAGAAAAGATGTCGAGTTCAGCTGAAGATGTCGGGCCGGTCGCGTTCCTCTTTCTCACCTTCCCGGGCGAGCAGGCCGATCCCGAGGTGGTCGAGACCTTCCGAGACGCAGTCGAACAGGGGCTGGTCACGATCCTCGACCTCGTGTTCATTTCGAAGGGAACGGACGGAACGATGCGTCAGGTCGAGGTGGACGAGGACCTCGACAGCATCGGTCTCGCCGCCCTGTCGCTCGAGGCCAAGGAACTGATCAGCGACGAGGACCTCGAGGTGGTGCGGGAATCGCTGGAGCCGGGCTCGTCCGCCGTCGCGATCGTCTACGAGCAGACGTGGGCGCGCAAGGTCGCGGCCGCCTCCCGCAAGGCCGGCGGCGAGGTGGCCCTCCACCTGCACATCCCGCGCGAGGTGGTCGAGGCGGCCATCGCCGCGGCAACCTGACCCGCACGCACAGAAACGGAGAACGACATGGTTTTCAGAGGTCCACGCCGCGTGGGACGTCCGGGACTGCTCGGCACGGTGGCCCGGACCGCGGTGATCACCGGCACCGCACGGGCAACGTCCAACGCGATGAACAGGCGCGCCGCCAACAAGGATGCGGAGGCTCAGGCCCGGGCAGACCAGGCCGCCCAGCAGCAGTACGCAGAGCAGCAGGCGGCGCAGCAACAGGCCGCCCCGCCACCACCCGCACCCGCACCGGCGGGCGGCGACGACCTGGTGTCCCGACTCCAGGAACTCGCCCGCCTGAAGGAGGCGGGAGTGCTCACGGACGACGAGTTCGCGGCGGCGAAGGCCAAGCTGCTCGGATCCTGAGCGTCCTCCGAATCCTCAGTAGAACTCGACGGTGTCCACCGGTTGATCAGCTCCTCGCCGTCGAGGAAGCGAGTGGCGTTGCGCGCGCACAGTTCCGCGATCAGCCGGTCCTCTGCGGGGTTCAGGGCTGCAGTGTGTGGGCTGACCAGCACGTTCGGGTGAGTCCACAGCGGTGTGAGGAACTACCGGGCCGGGTCGGTCTGCAGTTCCCCGAAGGAGCGGCGGGTGTGCCGGACGAGTTCGCGCAGCGCGGGGCCGCCGCGACCCTTCCAGACCAGCGCGAGCACGGCCGGGATGTCGACGTCGTCGAGCGGGACCGCCGTCAGCCGGCCCCGGTAGTCGGTCGCCATCGACTCGCTCAGGATCGCGACCCCCAGTCCGCGGATGGCGAGGTCGGCGACCGCATCCGGCGCACTCGCCTGCAGGGCGATCTCGGGGCGGAGGCCGGCGGCCGCACACGCCTGATCGAACACCGTCCGGATGCCCGTTCCGGTCGGCATACAGACGATCGTATGGTCGGCGAGTTCGGCCAGCGCGACGCGGGATCGCCGCGCCAGCGGATGACCTGGGGCCACCGCAGCGACCAGCCCCTCGCTGATGATCGGGAAGGCGTCCAGCCCGTCCGGTGGCGCGGACGCGGTGGCGACGAGAGCCAGATCGGTCCCGCCGGAACGGACGCGGTCGACGAGTCGGTCGGAATTGTCCTCGATCAGCGTGATCTCGATACCCGGGTGCGCGAGATGGAACGCGGACAGAGCGTCGAACAGGGGTTTCACGGTGCAGGCGGTGACCATCCCGACGACGAGGCGACCGCGGACCAGCTGGTTCTCGTCGTCCACGGCCTGTCGGACCGCCTCGGCCGAGGCGAGGGCCGCGCGGGCGTGCACGAGTGCCGCTTCCCCCGCGGATGTGAGTGTGGCGGTCCGGCTCGACCGGTCGATCAGCGTCGCGCCGAGGTCGTGCTCGAGCTGCCGGATCTGCGCGCTGATCCCCGACTGGCTGATGTGGACCCGTTCCGCGGCTCGGGTGAAGTTCGCTTCCTCCGCGACCGCGACGAAGTACTCGAGCTGCCGGAGTTCCATAACCAAAAATTCTAGTATCAAGCACAACTATCTGTTGGACTTCCGATTCTGCGGGCCCCATCCTGGGAGATGACAGCAGATCACCGATGAGAGGATGCGCATTGTCCGAGCACGAGAAGGCCCTGAAGCCCGAAGACCTCACCCGCCTGTTCGTCGAGCGGAGCAACGCCGGCGACGCCGCCGGGGTCGCTGCCCTGTACGAGGAGAACGCCGTCATGGCATATCCGCCCGGCAGCCGGACGGTCGGACGGGAAGCCATCCGGGCACTGTGGGAATCGGTACTCGCGAACGCCCCGCACTTCGAACTCGAAACCCCGCTCCCCACGCTGATCAGTGACGACATCGCCCTCACCTCCACCCCACCCAAGGACGGATCCGGCGCGCGGGCGCAGGTGGTCCGCAGGCAACCGGACGGAACGTGGCTGCGGCTTCTCGACCAGCCGGAGTTCGTCCCGCCCACCCGCTGAGGTCGCGGCTGCGCCGGCCGATACACGGCATGAACTTCGTTGTCCACCATTGCATCTGCATTCGGATCGGTGGGAACATAGGGGTATGCGCAGACCGCGTTGGCCGGCAGTAGCGCCACCCACCACCGGGGGACACCAGGTCCACGGCCCCCTGCTTCTCACGACGGAAGAACACCTCACCCTCGAACTCTTCGAAGTCGTGGCGTTCGCGGACGGTCTCCACCTCCGGATGGCCCTGACCGCGACGGGCAGACCCGCGGAACTGGCGCAGTACGAAACACGGTCGCTGTCCGATCCCGACGATCCCTCGACCCGATGGTCCTATCTGTCCGTGCGCGCACGCGTCGACGACGTCGAGGGCGAGGCCGACCCCTACCATCCGGCGTCGGCGTCCAAATCGGCGCAGAGCGGGCCACCCGAGTACCGGACCGAACCGCACTACTGGCTGGACGCGATACCCGCCTCCGGGTTCATCGCGGTCACCGCCGGCTGGCCACGAATCGGTCTCGGTTCGACCACCACGACGATCGGTCTCGAATCGAGCACGCGAACGTCGTGACCATCCGGCCGACCACAACGAGAAGCCCCCGCCGCCTGCATCATTGCAGTTGACGGGGGCTTCGTGGTGCGCCCGAAGGGATTCGAACCCCTAACCTCTTGATCCGTAGTCAAGTGCTCTATCCGTTGAGCTACGGGCGCATGTTCTTCAGTTGTCTAGCTTGCACCGGCCGTCTAGGCCCGGTGTGGCGGAGGCGAGAGGATTTGAACCTCCGGTCCCTCGCAAAAGGGACAACTCATTAGCAGTGAGTCCCATTCGGCCGCTCTGGCACGCCTCCCTGGGGTGGTTCCGATCCCTTCGGACCGCCGGTGCGAAAGATTACACACCTTTCCACCACAAAGGCAAAACGGCTGGTCAGAGCGCAAGGATGGCCGCTCTACCGCAGGTAGCCGTCGAACCAGTCGAAGATCCGGCGCTGTGCGTCGACGATGGCTTCCACCCCCGGGTCGTCGTCGCGGCCGTCGGGAACCTGAGGCGGTTCGTCGGCCCGGTGCGCGAGCCCGGCATAGCTCACCACGAGCCCCGCGACGTCGGATCTGGCGGTGGCGTCGCGCAGCAGCTCGACCTGATCGGGCGGCGTCGACGGATCGTCCTCCCCGTACAGACCGAGCCACGGCGCCTTCAGGTCGGGGGCGGCGTGCACCAGCGCGGGCGCGTCGTCCGACAGCGGTTCGACGATCCCGCGGGCGGCGACGCTCACGGCGGCACCGACGGGACGCGTCGTCGCGACGAGCAGGGCCGCGGTCCCGGCGTCGTCGAATCCCAGCACTCCTACGCAGTCGGCGTAGATGCCCCGCGCGATGAGCCAGTCGAATGTGGCGTCGAAGTCGGCGAACAGCGTTTCGCCGAACACCTCGATATCGCTGGGCGCCGGTTCGCGGTGGAAGAGGTGCGGCGCGACCGTCACCCACCCTTCCATCGCGAGCGCGCGCATCAGATCGAGGAGAGCTTCGCTGAAGGTTCGTGACTCGTGCAGGACCACGATGCCGCCCCGCGCCGGACCGTCCGGTTCCACCGCGGTGAGCGGAACTCGCAGCTGAGGACCTTCCGGCGCGTCTCCGGACGTCCGCAGGGCTGCACTGTCCCTGAAGAATCCCGACATGTCCCTACCTTGGCACGAAGGGGGCGTCGGCGCAGAGGATCGGGAGGCGCATAATCGCCTGGTGACTCCGCGAACCAGGGCAGACCTCGACACGATTCCGGCCTACGTCCCCGGCAAGAATTTTCCGGGCGCGATCAAGCTGGCGAGCAACGAGACCACGCTGGGCCCGTTGCCGAGTGTGCGGGACGCCATCGCCGACGCCGTCGGGAACGCCAACCGGTACCCGGACAACGGTCACGTCGCCCTGATCGCGGCGCTCGCCGACCACCTCGGGGTGGCCACCGAGAACATCGCCGCGGGCTGCGGTTCGGTCAGCCTGTGCCAGGAACTGGTGCAGGCCACGTGCAACGACGGCGACGAGGTCGTCTTCGCGTGGCGGTCGTTCGAGGCCTACCCCGTGGTCACCCGGGTGGGCGGGGCGACGCCGGTCAAGGTTCCGCTCACCGCGGACCACGGTCACGACCTCGACGCCATGGCCGCCGCGGTCACCGACCGCACCCGGCTGATCTTCGTCTGCAACCCGAACAACCCCACCGGCAACGCCCTCACCAAGGCCGAACTCGAGCGTTTCCTCGACGCCGTTCCCGCGCACGTCCTGGTCGCCCTGGACGAGGCCTATTTCGAATACAACCGGTCCGACGCCGACGGCATCGAACTGTTCCGCGGACGCCCCAACGTGGTGGTGCTGCGCACGTTCTCCAAGGCCTACGGTCTCGCGGGCATCCGGGTGGGATACGCGGTCGCCGACCCTGCGGTCGTCACCGCTCTGAGCAAGGTGCACATCGCGTTCGCGGTCAATGCCGTCGCGCAGGCCGCCGCCATCGCGTCGTTGGCCGCGTCCGCCGAGCTGCTCGCGCGCACGGACGGCGTCATCGCCGAGCGGAACCGGGTGCGCGACGCCCTGCTCGCCGCCGGCTACGAGGTGCCCGAATCGGCCGCCAACTTCGTCTACCTGCCGCTGGGAACGCACTCCGGACCGTTCGCGGCCGCCAGCGCAGAAGCCGGTGTGCTGCTGCGCCCCTACGGCGACGACGGGGTGCGGATCACGATCGGCGATCCGGCGGAGAACGACGCCTTCCTCGCTTTCGCCACAGGCACCGAGGCCCGGTCGATCGCGAACGTCGCGGTGCGGGCGTAACGCTCGAGACGTAAACGTTACCCACGGGTATAACGCCCGTGACTCCTTCTTGGCAGACTCAGTGAGGTTTTGCCGAAGGGAGCCCCCACATGCGTCGCCGCGCCGCGCTCCGCACCGCCGCGCTGGCGGCCGGACTGTCGACGGCGCTGACGGTGTCGGTGACGTCGGGGCTGTCCGCGGCGCAGGCGCAGGACACGACCGTGTCGGTCCGGCTGCTCGCGTTCAACGACCTCCACGGCAGCCTCGAACCACCGCTGGGCATCCGCAGTCAGGTGAAGCGCGCCGACGGTTCGCTGGCCCCGGCCGGCGGCGCCGCCTACCTGGCCGCCTACGTCGACCAGTTGCGCGGCCAGGCGACCCATTCGCTGCTGTACTCGGTGGGTGACAACTGGGGGTCGTCGGCACTCGAATCCGCGATGTTCCACGACGAACCGACCGTGCAACTGCTCAACCGGATGGGCGTCGACGCGTCCGCGATCGGCAATCACGAACTCGACGAGGGGTACACGGAATTCCGGCGGATGCAGACCGGCGGTTGCCATCCCGTCGACGGCTGCCGCTTCGGGGACACGTTCGAGGGCGCCCGGTTCCCGCTCCTCGCCGCGAACATGGAGTTCGAGAACGGCGCGCCGGCAACGCTTCCCTTCACCGTCGACTACGTCGAGGGAATCCCGGTTGGCGTGATCGCGACCATGCCCGCCGACACCGCGAGGATGGTGACGTCCGAGGGTGTGGGAGGGCTGCGTTTCACGGACGAACTCGCGGCCGTCGACCGGACGGCCGATCTCCTCGACTTCTTCGGGGTGCGGGCCATCGCCTTGCTGATGCACAGGGGCGCCGAACCCGTCGCTGACAACGGCCCCAACTCGTGCGAGGTGACGTCCGGACCCGCACGCGACCTCGCACTGCGGGCGTCCCCGAAGGTCGACGTCATCTTCACCGCCGACAGCCACCAGCAGTACAACTGCTCGTTCCCCGACCCGATGGGGAACCCGCGGGTGACGATGCAGGGCGCGTCGCACGGGCGGATCATCTCGGTGGTCGACGTGACGATCGACCGCACCACCCGGGACATCCTGCGCGACCGCGCGTCCTCGTTCAATCAGGTGGTCACCCACGACATCCCGTCCGACCCCGGCATCCAGGCGCTCGCCGACGACGCCGCCCGCCAGGCCTCCGAGGTCGGCGGGGCGCGGGTCGCGTCGCTGACGGGCGACCTCACCCGCGACGCGACCGGCAGCGGCGAATCCACCCTCGGAAACGTCGTCGCGGACGCCCAGCTGGCCACCGGTTCCGGGCACGGCGCCCAGGTGGCACTCACCAACCCGGGCGGGCTCCGGGACGACCTGCTGCGGGGCCCGGACGGCGCCGTCACCTACGGACAGGCCTACGCCGCTCAGCCGTTCGGCAACACCCTCGAAGTCCTCACGGTCACCGGCGCGACGCTGAAGTCCGCGTTGGAGCAGCAGTTCCAGCCGCGCGGCGACGGCACGATCACCGAGCGCATCCTCGCCCCGTCGAGTTCACTGACCTACGCGATGAACCGCTCGGCAATTGTCGGCGAACGCATCTCGGACCTGCGGGTGAACGGCGCACCGGTCACTTCCGAGAATTCGTACCGGGTGGCGGTCAACAAGTTCCTCGCCGACGGCGGCGACGGCTTCGACGCCTTCCGCACCCGCACCGAGGCCGTGCACGTGGGCTGCGACCTGGACGCCTTCACGGCCTATCTGGGGGCGCAATCACCCGTGGCGCTGCCGACCACCGACCGGATCACGGTGATCGGCGGACAGTGAGCGCGATCAGACGCCGAGCGCGCTCCTCAGGACCGGCCACGACGTCCGCAGCTCGTCCTGCCAGTACGGCCACGAATGCGTGCCGAAGTTCCGGTAGATGAACGTCGCCGGGATCGCGAGCTGGGTCAGGCGCTGCTGGAACGTCCGCGTGCACAGGTTCGCCGCCGCCTCCAGCGGACCACCCACCGCGATCGTCGAGGCGATGTCTCCCCCGATCTCGTACGGTCCGGGGAGACCGTTGCCTGTGGAGATGTAGATCTGCTTGCCGCGCAAGGCTTCGGCATTCACCGAGGGATCGTGAGCGGTCCAGGCCGGATCGGTGTCGGGCCCCCACATGTTGGCCGGATTTCCGCCCTTGAACGCCACCGTTCCGCGGACCGAATCGCGCGAGCTGGGATTCGAGTTGTCGAGGCATCCGCTGTAGGCGGCCATTCCGCGGTAGAGCTGCGGGTGCCGGGTGATGAGATTGGCGGCACCCATCGCGCCCATCGACACACCCGCGACGGCGTTGACGCCGTTCCCGCTGAAGTTCCGGTCGATGATCGGCGGGAGTTCGTTGGCCAGGAACGTCTCCCACTTGTTGACGCCCAGCGTGGGGTCGGGTTGCAGCCAGTCGGTGTAGTAGCTGGCGGTGCCGCCAACTGGGAGCACCACGTTGACCTTCTTGTCGGCGAAGAACTGGACGACGTCCGTCTTCTGCGTCCAGGTGCTCTCCTGGAAGTTCGACTCGGCGCCGGCGCTGACGCCGTCCAGCAGATACAGCGACGGCCTCGCCCCACCCCCAGCAGGATGCAGGACCTGCACCTGCACGACCCGGCCCATGGCGGGAGAATTGAT
It includes:
- a CDS encoding very short patch repair endonuclease, encoding MPATDPATSARMRAQRRRDTAPELALRRELHRRGIRYFVDRAPMKGVRRRADLVFPRRKVAVYVDGCFWHSCPQHATFPKNNAQWWAEKLAGNVTRDRDTDTRLTDAGWTVVRIWEHENPVAAADRVERVLDDGDAGPR
- a CDS encoding nitroreductase family deazaflavin-dependent oxidoreductase, which codes for MTDLFVKALQLHQFVYERSRGWVGHRLLFGMPTLLLHSVGRRSGEPRTSALTYGRDGAAFLVVASKGGAPTSPAWMHNVLAAPTCEIQVGREHITVAARKVLPGDPDYDRMWATMNDVNGGRYREYQKKTDRPIPVIALTPNR
- a CDS encoding serine hydrolase; protein product: MTAQVVTKTNRRRLLGAAAAALLLVAPVACSDDSSSTGASATSTTERSGSPSTGADAQIDSGVAARLDEAIDKTMSMASIPGAIVGVWGPDGNYIKAFGVSDKTSGAPMETDFFHRIGSVTKTFTVTGVLQLVDEDKVALDDPIAKYVEGVPLGDQITLRELARMQSGLPNYSANEDFQKALLADPQADFTPQQLLDYAFAQPASFPPGQGFEYSNTNTILLGLVIEKVSGMPLPEYVTQKIIEPLKMADTSFPTTNAFPEPHAQGYTEQTSDGKEATATDWNPSWGWSAGAMISTLDDLHIWAPALATGTLLQPATQAQRLETVNAPGLAPDVGYGLGIFDVAGWIGHNGSLPGYQTVCVYLPEQQTTLAIMINTDVAYQDSEPSTALAGAVTEIISPEHVYHLRPGAQNPEASTPATPTPSETPATTTTSAPPTS
- a CDS encoding MFS transporter; this encodes MTRTESTQAPARPTIILATLILVAAVANLNLSVANVALPDIGRAFDASQTQLNLIAVAYSLGLAASVLYLGALGDRYGRKQMLVLGMALSLPASAIAGFAGNFEILFLARVLGGISAGLAYPTTLAIITALWAGPARTKAIALWSALGGAISSLGPIVSGALLEQFHWGSVFFVTLPLAGIALVAAMVWVPAHVNETTDPVDNLGGIISVVFVASLILAINFAPVDGAGATALGLGVIALASGAAFFLQQRRAAHPLFDLHVAARPTFWVAAVGGVIVFGALMGAMFIGQQFLQNVLEYSTLAAGSAIIPAAVAMVVVAPRSAKLVESHGARFTLLVGYLFVVIGLVVALVWWDEDATFWWVALAYAFVGIGVGFAGTPASRSLTGSVPVSRAGMASGTSDLQRDLGGAIMQSILGAVLTAGYAKSLSATIAASPAADQVSPETQAALTKSFSSAEVLAERYPQYAEQIITAARNAFLDGDDRAYLAAILLVCAGAVVVFFFFPRRDEEKRLLAEYATERTE
- a CDS encoding cation:proton antiporter; the encoded protein is MPSLGASLFWIVACAVVAPLLAGLFPRKLVPEVVLLLVAGIMIGPHVFDLAVEGSEIALLRDLGLGLLFLLAGYEIDTAEITGRGGRRALVTWLVSLVAAFAVVSLLSLVHVVDAGTAVAIAMTSTALGTLLPILRDAGALDTRLGRTILNHGAFGELGPVVAMAVLLGSRGSVASIVVLGLFTAAAVLVAFIPARVRREGSRITAIIRSGSETTSQTTVRLTMLLLVALTVLAASFGLDTILGAFAAGFILRRATPEGDETLETKLDGLAFGFLIPIFFVTSGMAIDVAAVASAPGVLIAFVLLILLVRAGPVYVAGRFDRGAEGSDPPFTVRERTQLALYAGTGLPLIVAVTGVAVDSGDMTSANASVLVAAGAITVLLFPLGATLLASTPEPAADTAGQAPGGDTTPGSRP
- a CDS encoding DUF6325 family protein yields the protein MSSSAEDVGPVAFLFLTFPGEQADPEVVETFRDAVEQGLVTILDLVFISKGTDGTMRQVEVDEDLDSIGLAALSLEAKELISDEDLEVVRESLEPGSSAVAIVYEQTWARKVAAASRKAGGEVALHLHIPREVVEAAIAAAT
- a CDS encoding SHOCT domain-containing protein, with product MVFRGPRRVGRPGLLGTVARTAVITGTARATSNAMNRRAANKDAEAQARADQAAQQQYAEQQAAQQQAAPPPPAPAPAGGDDLVSRLQELARLKEAGVLTDDEFAAAKAKLLGS